The following coding sequences are from one Lathamus discolor isolate bLatDis1 chromosome 10, bLatDis1.hap1, whole genome shotgun sequence window:
- the NDFIP1 gene encoding NEDD4 family-interacting protein 1 — translation MAAAEPGCGRYQQLQNEEEPGETAPVLNDAPPPYSSISAESTAYFDYKDESGFPKPPSYNVATTLPSYDEAERTKAEATIPLVPGRDDEFVNRDDFDDTDQLRIGNDGIFMLTFFMAFLFNWIGFFLSFCLTTSAAGRYGAISGFGLSLIKWILIVRFSTYFPGYFDGQYWLWWVFLVLGFLLFLRGFINYAKVRKMPDTFSTLPRTRVLFIY, via the exons ATGGCGGCCGCCGAGCCCGGCTGCGGCCGGTACCAGCAG CTGCAGAATGAAGAGGAGCCAGGCGAGACTGCACCCGTGCTGAATGATGCCCCTCcaccttacagcagcatttctgcagaGAGTACAG CTTATTTTGACTACAAGGATGAGTCAGGATTTCCTAAGCCTCCATCGTACAACGTGGCCACAACACTGCCTAGTTACGATGAGGCAGAGAGAACCAAGGCTGAAGCCACAATCCCCTTGGTTCCTGGAAGG GATGATGAATTTGTGAACCGGGATGACTTTGACGACACCGACCAGCTGAGGATAGGAAATGATGGCATTTTCATGCTGACTTTCTTCA TGGCATTCCTTTTCAACTGGATTGgatttttcctgtctttctgtCTGACTACTTCAGCTGCAGGACGATATGGGGCCATTTCTGGGTTTGGTCTGTCTCTCATTAAGTGGATTCTTATTGTCAGG ttctcCACCTATTTTCCTGGTTACTTTGATGGCCAGTACTGGCTCTGGTGGGTCTTCCTTGTACTAG GttttctgctgttcctcagaGGGTTTATTAATTATGCAAAGGTTCGGAAGATGCCAGACACCTTCTCCACTCTCCCCAGAACCAGAGTTCTCTTTATTTACTAA